The Patescibacteria group bacterium genome segment CCATCATTGAGAGGAGAGCCGCACCGTGACTCTCCTCTCTCCCCTACCTCTTCTCATCAAATACTCACTTCTATATAATGGAGTACATGAAGGGCAGATACCGAAATATAATTGTCTGTGGAGACGTGGGCACGGGAACCACCACTTTATCTAAAGAATTAGCGAAAAAGCTGGGCTGGAGGCACATTAGCGCCGGAAACTTTTTTCGAAAATACTTCAAAAAGCACAACATTCCTCTTTGGGATAAGCTCTCAGTGCCAGATAAGGTTGAAGAAGTCATCCGGTCTATATATGAGATG includes the following:
- a CDS encoding AAA family ATPase, translated to MKGRYRNIIVCGDVGTGTTTLSKELAKKLGWRHISAGNFFRKYFKKHNIPLWDKLSVPDKVEEVIRSIYEM